A genomic region of Pseudomonas sp. RSB 5.4 contains the following coding sequences:
- a CDS encoding catalase: MSQIKTLTTASGAPVADNQNSRSAGPRGPLLLDDFHLIEKLAHFNRENIPERRVHAKGSGAYGTFTVTRDITEYTSAKLFESVGKQTPTFLRFSTVGGERGSADTERDPRGFALKFYTEEGNWDIVGNNTPVFFIRDPLKFPDFIHTQKRLPQSNLKSAQMMWDFWSHSPEALHQVTILFSDRGIPDGYRHMHGFGSHTYSLINARGERHWVKWHYKTQQGIKNLAPADAARLAGTDPDYAQRDLFEAIERGDFPKWRVCIQIMTEAQAVAHYENPFDVTKTWSQKEFPLIEVGELELNRNPLNYFAEVEQAAFGPSNMVPGVGLSPDRMLQGRVFAYADAHRYRVGTNHQQLPVNAPRSPVNTYQRDGSMAFGSNGGAAPNYEPNSYIESPKQAPHYAEPALALSGAADRYDHREDTDYYSHAGALFRLMNDEQKALLVSNIAGAMSGVSPDVVDRQLQHFFKADPAYGEAVAKLLNVQLNEV, encoded by the coding sequence ATGAGCCAGATCAAAACGCTTACGACCGCCAGTGGCGCACCTGTCGCTGATAACCAGAATTCTCGCTCCGCCGGCCCTCGTGGCCCGCTGCTGCTCGACGATTTTCACCTGATCGAGAAGCTTGCCCATTTCAACCGTGAAAATATTCCTGAGCGCCGCGTACACGCCAAAGGCTCGGGTGCTTACGGTACTTTTACTGTTACCCGCGACATTACCGAGTACACAAGCGCCAAGCTGTTCGAATCTGTAGGCAAACAAACCCCGACATTCCTGCGTTTCTCTACTGTTGGCGGTGAGCGTGGTTCGGCTGACACCGAGCGTGATCCGCGCGGTTTTGCCCTGAAGTTTTACACCGAGGAAGGCAACTGGGACATCGTTGGCAACAATACTCCGGTGTTCTTCATTCGTGACCCGCTGAAGTTTCCCGACTTTATCCACACCCAGAAACGTCTGCCGCAGAGCAACCTGAAAAGCGCGCAAATGATGTGGGACTTCTGGTCGCATTCGCCTGAAGCGCTGCACCAGGTGACCATCCTGTTCTCGGATCGCGGCATCCCCGATGGCTACCGTCATATGCACGGTTTTGGCAGCCACACCTACAGCCTGATCAACGCAAGAGGCGAGCGTCACTGGGTGAAATGGCACTACAAGACCCAGCAAGGGATCAAGAACCTTGCGCCGGCCGACGCCGCACGCCTGGCGGGTACCGATCCGGATTACGCGCAGCGTGACCTGTTCGAAGCCATCGAGCGTGGCGACTTTCCGAAATGGCGTGTGTGCATTCAGATCATGACCGAAGCTCAGGCTGTGGCGCATTACGAGAACCCGTTCGACGTGACCAAGACCTGGTCGCAGAAGGAATTCCCGCTGATCGAGGTCGGTGAGCTGGAGCTGAACCGCAATCCGCTGAACTACTTCGCCGAGGTTGAGCAAGCTGCATTTGGTCCCAGCAACATGGTGCCTGGTGTCGGTCTGTCGCCGGATCGCATGCTGCAAGGCCGCGTGTTCGCTTACGCCGATGCGCACCGTTACCGCGTGGGTACCAATCACCAACAATTGCCGGTAAACGCGCCGCGCAGCCCGGTGAACACTTATCAGCGCGACGGTTCGATGGCGTTCGGCAGCAACGGTGGTGCAGCGCCTAACTACGAACCGAACAGCTACATCGAATCACCGAAACAAGCCCCGCACTACGCCGAACCCGCGCTGGCCTTGAGCGGTGCTGCTGATCGTTACGATCATCGCGAAGATACGGACTACTACAGCCACGCCGGTGCGCTGTTCCGCCTGATGAATGACGAGCAGAAGGCCTTGCTGGTCAGCAATATTGCCGGCGCCATGAGCGGTGTTTCGCCTGATGTGGTTGACCGTCAGTTGCAACATTTCTTCAAAGCTGACCCGGCGTATGGAGAAGCAGTCGCAAAGCTGCTCAACGTACAGCTTAACGAAGTCTAA
- the rplQ gene encoding 50S ribosomal protein L17 produces the protein MRHRKSGRHLSRTSSHRKAMFQNMAVSLFEHELIKTTLPKAKELRRVAEPLITLAKTDSLANRRLAFDRTRSKAIVGKLFNDLGKRYATREGGYLRILKCGFRAGDNAPMAYVELVDRATAGEAVSAE, from the coding sequence ATGCGTCATCGTAAAAGTGGGCGTCACCTGAGCCGCACCAGCTCGCACCGCAAGGCCATGTTCCAGAACATGGCGGTGTCGTTGTTCGAGCACGAGCTGATCAAGACTACTCTGCCAAAAGCCAAAGAACTGCGCCGCGTTGCCGAGCCGCTGATCACTCTGGCCAAGACAGACAGCCTGGCTAACCGCCGTCTGGCTTTCGACCGTACTCGTTCGAAAGCTATCGTTGGTAAGCTCTTCAACGACCTGGGCAAGCGTTACGCTACCCGTGAGGGTGGCTACCTGCGCATCCTCAAGTGCGGTTTCCGCGCTGGCGACAACGCGCCTATGGCGTACGTCGAGTTGGTTGATCGTGCTACTGCTGGCGAAGCTGTATCCGCCGAGTAA
- the rpoA gene encoding DNA-directed RNA polymerase subunit alpha: protein MQISVNEFLTPRHIDVQVVSPTRAKITLEPLERGFGHTLGNALRRILLSSMPGCAVVEAEIDGVLHEYSAIEGVQEDVIEILLNLKGLAIKLHGRDEVTLTLSKKGSGVVTAADIQLDHDVEIVNPDHVIANLASNGALNMKLTVARGRGYEPADSRQSDEDESRSIGRLQLDSSFSPVRRIAYVVENARVEQRTNLDKLVIDLETNGTLDPEEAIRRAATILQQQLAAFVDLKGDSEPVVVEQEDEIDPILLRPVDDLELTVRSANCLKAENIYYIGDLIQRTEVELLKTPNLGKKSLTEIKDVLASRGLSLGMRLDNWPPASLKKDDKATA, encoded by the coding sequence ATGCAGATTTCGGTAAATGAGTTCCTGACACCCCGCCACATTGATGTGCAGGTTGTCAGTCCAACCCGCGCCAAGATCACTCTCGAGCCTCTCGAGCGTGGTTTTGGCCACACCCTGGGCAACGCGCTGCGCCGCATCCTGTTGTCCTCAATGCCCGGCTGCGCAGTAGTCGAGGCCGAGATTGACGGTGTGCTCCACGAGTACAGCGCCATCGAAGGTGTACAGGAAGACGTAATTGAAATCCTGTTGAACCTTAAAGGTCTGGCCATCAAGCTGCACGGTCGTGACGAAGTTACGCTGACCTTGTCGAAGAAGGGTTCGGGGGTGGTTACCGCTGCCGATATTCAGCTGGATCATGATGTCGAGATCGTTAACCCCGATCACGTAATCGCTAACCTGGCGTCTAACGGCGCCCTGAACATGAAGCTCACCGTAGCTCGTGGTCGTGGTTATGAACCAGCCGACTCGCGTCAGAGCGATGAAGATGAAAGCCGCAGCATTGGTCGCTTGCAGCTTGACTCTTCGTTCAGCCCGGTTCGCCGTATCGCATACGTGGTGGAAAACGCCCGTGTCGAGCAGCGTACCAACCTGGACAAGCTGGTTATTGATCTGGAAACCAACGGTACTCTGGATCCTGAAGAGGCTATCCGCCGCGCTGCAACCATCCTGCAACAGCAGTTGGCTGCGTTCGTCGACCTCAAAGGTGACAGTGAGCCAGTGGTTGTCGAGCAGGAAGACGAGATCGATCCGATCCTGCTTCGCCCGGTTGACGATCTGGAACTGACTGTACGTTCGGCTAACTGCCTTAAGGCGGAAAACATCTACTACATCGGTGACCTGATTCAGCGTACCGAAGTAGAGCTGTTGAAGACTCCGAACCTGGGCAAGAAATCCTTGACTGAAATCAAGGACGTTCTGGCCTCCCGCGGTCTGTCCCTCGGCATGCGCCTCGACAACTGGCCGCCTGCAAGTCTTAAGAAGGACGACAAGGCGACTGCCTGA